Proteins encoded by one window of Juglans regia cultivar Chandler chromosome 15, Walnut 2.0, whole genome shotgun sequence:
- the LOC109012163 gene encoding uncharacterized protein LOC109012163 isoform X1, translated as MASTVVVSSVGARLVHLPRLLAPFTTRLRPTYSSSKMGFTPMHLGTTLLARKLVVRAARTESKGTSLGSKAPHFELPEPLTGKVWKLEDFEPYPALLVMFVCNHCPFVKHLKKAIVKLTNFYMKKGLAVVAISSNSIATHPQDGPQFMAEEAKLLNYPFPYLYDESQDVAREFGAVCTPEFFLFKKDGRRPFELVYHGQFDDSRPSNNVPVSGRDLSRAIDCVLSSQPIPSVQKPSVGCSIKWHPETTL; from the exons ATGGCCTCGACCGTTGTGGTGTCGTCGGTGGGTGCACGGTTAGTGCATCTACCGCGCTTATTAGCACCGTTCACCACCCGACTTAGACCGACATACTCCTCCTCTAAAATGGGTTTTACCCCGATGCATCTCGGGACCACTCTACTAGCAAGAAAGCTTGTAGTTCGAGCTGCTAGAACTGAGTCCAAAGGGACCTCCTTAGGTTCCAAAGCTCCCCATTTTGAG CTTCCAGAGCCACTTACTGGGAAAGTGTGGAAATTAGAAGATTTTGAACCATATCCTGCTTTGCTG GTTATGTTTGTTTGCAACCACTGCCCATTTGTTAAACACTTGAAGAAAGCTATTGTGAAGCTGACCAATTTTTACATGAAG AAAGGACTTGCAGTGGTTGCAATATCTTCAAATTCTATAGCTACTCACCCACAG GATGGACCACAATTCATGGCAGAAGAAGCTAAGCTACTTAACTATCCTTTCCCATATTTATATGATGAG TCACAGGATGTTGCACGAGAATTTGGAGCAGTTTGCACACCAGAGTTTTTCCTATTTAAAAAG GATGGTCGGAGGCCATTTGAACTGGTATATCATGGTCAATTTGATGATTCCCGACCCAGTAATAATGTACCTGTTAGTGGAAG GGACTTGAGCAGGGCGATAGATTGTGTTCTCAGCAGCCAACCAATCCCATCAGTTCAGAAACCTAG TGTTGGATGCAGCATAAAGTGGCATCCTGAGACAACTCTGTAA
- the LOC109012163 gene encoding uncharacterized protein LOC109012163 isoform X2 has product MQVMFVCNHCPFVKHLKKAIVKLTNFYMKKGLAVVAISSNSIATHPQDGPQFMAEEAKLLNYPFPYLYDESQDVAREFGAVCTPEFFLFKKDGRRPFELVYHGQFDDSRPSNNVPVSGRDLSRAIDCVLSSQPIPSVQKPSVGCSIKWHPETTL; this is encoded by the exons ATGCAGGTTATGTTTGTTTGCAACCACTGCCCATTTGTTAAACACTTGAAGAAAGCTATTGTGAAGCTGACCAATTTTTACATGAAG AAAGGACTTGCAGTGGTTGCAATATCTTCAAATTCTATAGCTACTCACCCACAG GATGGACCACAATTCATGGCAGAAGAAGCTAAGCTACTTAACTATCCTTTCCCATATTTATATGATGAG TCACAGGATGTTGCACGAGAATTTGGAGCAGTTTGCACACCAGAGTTTTTCCTATTTAAAAAG GATGGTCGGAGGCCATTTGAACTGGTATATCATGGTCAATTTGATGATTCCCGACCCAGTAATAATGTACCTGTTAGTGGAAG GGACTTGAGCAGGGCGATAGATTGTGTTCTCAGCAGCCAACCAATCCCATCAGTTCAGAAACCTAG TGTTGGATGCAGCATAAAGTGGCATCCTGAGACAACTCTGTAA